Proteins encoded by one window of Arabidopsis thaliana chromosome 2, partial sequence:
- a CDS encoding Plant invertase/pectin methylesterase inhibitor superfamily (Plant invertase/pectin methylesterase inhibitor superfamily; FUNCTIONS IN: enzyme inhibitor activity, pectinesterase activity; INVOLVED IN: cell wall modification; LOCATED IN: membrane, plant-type cell wall; EXPRESSED IN: 9 plant structures; EXPRESSED DURING: 4 anthesis, C globular stage, petal differentiation and expansion stage; CONTAINS InterPro DOMAIN/s: Carbohydrate-binding/sugar hydrolysis domain (InterPro:IPR006633), Pectinesterase, active site (InterPro:IPR018040), Pectin lyase fold/virulence factor (InterPro:IPR011050), Pectinesterase, catalytic (InterPro:IPR000070), Pectinesterase inhibitor (InterPro:IPR006501), Pectin lyase fold (InterPro:IPR012334); BEST Arabidopsis thaliana protein match is: Plant invertase/pectin methylesterase inhibitor superfamily (TAIR:AT5G51490.1); Has 2773 Blast hits to 2723 proteins in 340 species: Archae - 10; Bacteria - 616; Metazoa - 1; Fungi - 203; Plants - 1907; Viruses - 0; Other Eukaryotes - 36 (source: NCBI BLink).), protein MMAFRAYIINFVILCILVASTVSGYNQKDVKAWCSQTPNPKPCEYFLTHNSNNEPIKSESEFLKISMKLVLDRAILAKTHAFTLGPKCRDTREKAAWEDCIKLYDLTVSKINETMDPNVKCSKLDAQTWLSTALTNLDTCRAGFLELGVTDIVLPLMSNNVSNLLCNTLAINKVPFNYTPPEKDGFPSWVKPGDRKLLQSSTPKDNAVVAKDGSGNFKTIKEAIDAASGSGRFVIYVKQGVYSENLEIRKKNVMLRGDGIGKTIITGSKSVGGGTTTFNSATVAAVGDGFIARGITFRNTAGASNEQAVALRSGSDLSVFYQCSFEAYQDTLYVHSNRQFYRDCDVYGTVDFIFGNAAAVLQNCNIFARRPRSKTNTITAQGRSDPNQNTGIIIHNSRVTAASDLRPVLGSTKTYLGRPWRQYSRTVFMKTSLDSLIDPRGWLEWDGNFALKTLFYAEFQNTGPGASTSGRVTWPGFRVLGSASEASKFTVGTFLAGGSWIPSSVPFTSGL, encoded by the exons ATGATGGCTTTTCGAGCTTATATTATTAACTTTGTGATCTTATGCATTCTCGTGGCATCGACCGTTTCCGGGTACAACCAGAAAGACGTGAAAGCATGGTGCAGCCAAActccaaaccctaaaccttgCGAGTATTTCTTAACCCATAACTCAAACAATGAACCCATAAAGTCTGAATCCGAGtttctcaaaatctcaatGAAACTCGTATTAGACCGAGCCATCCTCGCCAAAACCCACGCGTTCACACTAGGACCAAAGTGCCGTGACACACGTGAAAAAGCAGCGTGGGAAGATTGTATCAAGCTCTACGACCTCACCGTCTCTAAAATCAACGAGACAATGGACCCAAACGTGAAGTGCTCAAAACTCGACGCGCAAACATGGCTAAGCACGGCTCTAACCAATCTTGACACATGTCGAGCTGGGTTCTTAGAGCTTGGTGTTACCGATATTGTCCTTCCTTTGATGTCAAACAACGTCTCGAATCTTCTATGCAACACACTCGCCATTAACAAAGTTCCTTTCAACTACACCCCACCCGAGAAAGACGGGTTCCCTTCGTGGGTCAAACCTGGTGACCGGAAACTTTTGCAAAGCTCGACGCCAAAAGATAACGCAGTGGTGGCGAAAGACGGATCTGGCAATTTTAAGACGATAAAAGAAGCGATTGATGCTGCTTCGGGGAGTGGTAGGTTCGTTATATATGTGAAGCAAGGCGTTTACAGTGAGAACCTTGAGATTCGGAAAAAGAATGTCATGTTGAGAGGTGATGGTATAGGGAAGACGATTATTACCGGAAGCAAAAGTGTTGGAGGAGGAACGACAACCTTTAACTCAGCTACTGTCG CGGCGGTCGGAGACGGGTTTATAGCTCGTGGGATCACGTTTCGAAACACGGCGGGTGCAAGCAACGAACAAGCGGTAGCTCTAAGATCCGGGTCGGATCTGTCAGTTTTTTACCAATGCAGTTTCGAAGCTTACCAAGACACACTCTACGTTCACTCCAACCGTCAGTTTTACCGCGATTGCGACGTTTATGGAACTGTCGATTTTATCTTCGGAAACGCAGCCGCGGTTCTCCAGAACTGCAACATTTTCGCACGTCGTCCTCGTAGTAAGACCAACACAATCACAGCTCAAGGAAGATCCGACCCGAATCAAAACACGGGGATTATTATCCACAACTCTCGGGTCACGGCCGCTTCGGATCTTCGACCCGTTTTGGGATCCACAAAGACTTATTTGGGTAGACCTTGGAGACAATATTCTAGGACGGTTTTTATGAAGACTTCTCTTGATAGTTTGATTGATCCACGTGGCTGGCTCGAGTGGGATGGTAATTTCGCTTTGAAGACTTTGTTCTATGCTGAGTTTCAAAATACGGGTCCGGGTGCTTCAACTTCGGGTCGGGTCACATGGCCAGGGTTTCGGGTCCTTGGTTCTGCTTCAGAGGCTTCCAAGTTTACTGTTGGTACTTTCCTCGCCGGTGGCTCTTGGATTCCATCTAGCGTGCCGTTCACTTCTGGTCTCTAG
- the MAP1A gene encoding methionine aminopeptidase 1A (methionine aminopeptidase 1A (MAP1A); FUNCTIONS IN: metalloexopeptidase activity, aminopeptidase activity, zinc ion binding; INVOLVED IN: protein processing, N-terminal protein amino acid modification; LOCATED IN: cytoplasm; EXPRESSED IN: 23 plant structures; EXPRESSED DURING: 14 growth stages; CONTAINS InterPro DOMAIN/s: Zinc finger, MYND-type (InterPro:IPR002893), Peptidase M24, structural domain (InterPro:IPR000994), Peptidase M24A, methionine aminopeptidase, subfamily 1 (InterPro:IPR002467), Peptidase M24, methionine aminopeptidase (InterPro:IPR001714); BEST Arabidopsis thaliana protein match is: methionine aminopeptidase 1B (TAIR:AT1G13270.1); Has 18085 Blast hits to 18064 proteins in 2832 species: Archae - 403; Bacteria - 12111; Metazoa - 396; Fungi - 241; Plants - 256; Viruses - 0; Other Eukaryotes - 4678 (source: NCBI BLink).), with the protein MASESDASSIATLSCARCEKPAHLQCPKCIDLKLPREQASFCTQECFKAAWSSHKSVHVKAQLSSIGDQNSDLISQGWLYCVKKGQARTPKLPHFDWTGPLKQYPISTKRVVPAEIEKPDWAIDGTPKVEPNSDLQHVVEIKTPEQIQRMRETCKIAREVLDAAARVIHPGVTTDEIDRVVHEATIAAGGYPSPLNYYFFPKSCCTSVNEVICHGIPDARKLEDGDIVNVDVTVCYKGCHGDLNETYFVGNVDEASRQLVKCTYECLEKAIAIVKPGVRFREIGEIVNRHATMSGLSVVRSYCGHGIGDLFHCAPNIPHYARNKAVGVMKAGQTFTIEPMINAGGWRDRTWPDGWTAVTADGKRSAQFEHTLLVTETGVEVLTARLPSSPDVYPWLTK; encoded by the exons ATGGCCAGTGAATCAGATGCATCGAGCATTGCTACTCTTTCCTGTGCTCGCTGCGAGAAGCCTGCACATCTTCA GTGTCCGAAATGCATAGACTTAAAGCTTCCTCGTGAACAAGCCTCTTTCTG CACTCAAGAATGTTTCAAGGCAGCTTGGAGCTCGCACAAATCAGTACATGTGAAAGCTCAGCTGTCTTCAATCGGTGATCAGAACTCTGATCTTATTTCTCAAGGCTGGCTCTATTGCGTCAAGAAAGGCCAGGCTAGAACACCTAAGCTTCCACACTTTGATTGGACTGG GCCTCTAAAGCAATATCCCATATCTACCAAGCGTGTTGTGCCTGCTGAGATTGAGAAACCTGACTGGGCAATTGAT GGGACTCCCAAAGTTGAACCGAATAGTGATCTACAACATGTTGTTGAG ATAAAAACGCCTGAACAAATCCAGAGAATGCGTGAAACCTGTAAA ATTGCCAGAGAGGTCCTGGATGCAGCCGCTAGGGTGATTCACCCCGGTGTGACTACTGATGAGATTGATCGAGTAGTTCATGAAGCAACTATTGCAGCAG GAGGATATCCATCGCCCCTCAACTACTATTTCTTTCCGAAATCTTGCTGCAC ATCTGTTAATGAAGTAATTTGTCATGGAATTCCGGATGCTAG GAAACTAGAAGATGGTGATATAGTAAATGTGGATGTAACAGTCTGTTATAAAGGTTGCCATG GTGACCTTAATGAGACATACTTTGTTGGAAACGTTGACGAAGCATCACGTCAACTGGTTAAGTGCACATACGAGTGCCTGGAGAAAGCTATAGCAATTG TTAAACCTGGAGTAAGATTTCGTGAAATTGGAGAGATAGTCAACCGCCATGCTACAATGTCTGGGTTATCAGTG GTGAGATCTTATTGTGGTCATGGTATTGGAGATCTCTTCCATTGTGCTCCAAACATTCCTCACTATGCAA GAAACAAAGCAGTTGGAGTGATGAAAGCAGGTCAGACTTTCACAATCGAGCCAATGATCAACGCAG GGGGGTGGAGGGATCGAACATGGCCTGATGGATGGACTGCAGTTACCGCAGATGGAAAACGCAGCGCTCAGTTTGAGCATACCCTATTGGTAACGGAGACTGGTGTTGAGGTTTTAACAGCGAGGCTTCCTTCATCGCCTGACGTATATCCTTGGCTTACCAAGTGA
- the MAP1A gene encoding methionine aminopeptidase 1A produces MASESDASSIATLSCARCEKPAHLQCPKCIDLKLPREQASFCTQECFKAAWSSHKSVHVKAQLSSIGDQNSDLISQGWLYCVKKGQARTPKLPHFDWTGPLKQYPISTKRVVPAEIEKPDWAIDGTPKVEPNSDLQHVVEIKTPEQIQRMRETCKIAREVLDAAARVIHPGVTTDEIDRVVHEATIAAGGYPSPLNYYFFPKSCCTSVNEVICHGIPDARKLEDGDIVNVDVTVCYKGCHGDLNETYFVGNVDEASRQLVKCTYECLEKAIAIVKPGVRFREIGEIVNRHATMSGLSVVRSYCGHGIGDLFHCAPNIPHYASILCYFRIS; encoded by the exons ATGGCCAGTGAATCAGATGCATCGAGCATTGCTACTCTTTCCTGTGCTCGCTGCGAGAAGCCTGCACATCTTCA GTGTCCGAAATGCATAGACTTAAAGCTTCCTCGTGAACAAGCCTCTTTCTG CACTCAAGAATGTTTCAAGGCAGCTTGGAGCTCGCACAAATCAGTACATGTGAAAGCTCAGCTGTCTTCAATCGGTGATCAGAACTCTGATCTTATTTCTCAAGGCTGGCTCTATTGCGTCAAGAAAGGCCAGGCTAGAACACCTAAGCTTCCACACTTTGATTGGACTGG GCCTCTAAAGCAATATCCCATATCTACCAAGCGTGTTGTGCCTGCTGAGATTGAGAAACCTGACTGGGCAATTGAT GGGACTCCCAAAGTTGAACCGAATAGTGATCTACAACATGTTGTTGAG ATAAAAACGCCTGAACAAATCCAGAGAATGCGTGAAACCTGTAAA ATTGCCAGAGAGGTCCTGGATGCAGCCGCTAGGGTGATTCACCCCGGTGTGACTACTGATGAGATTGATCGAGTAGTTCATGAAGCAACTATTGCAGCAG GAGGATATCCATCGCCCCTCAACTACTATTTCTTTCCGAAATCTTGCTGCAC ATCTGTTAATGAAGTAATTTGTCATGGAATTCCGGATGCTAG GAAACTAGAAGATGGTGATATAGTAAATGTGGATGTAACAGTCTGTTATAAAGGTTGCCATG GTGACCTTAATGAGACATACTTTGTTGGAAACGTTGACGAAGCATCACGTCAACTGGTTAAGTGCACATACGAGTGCCTGGAGAAAGCTATAGCAATTG TTAAACCTGGAGTAAGATTTCGTGAAATTGGAGAGATAGTCAACCGCCATGCTACAATGTCTGGGTTATCAGTG GTGAGATCTTATTGTGGTCATGGTATTGGAGATCTCTTCCATTGTGCTCCAAACATTCCTCACTATGCAAGTATCCTTTGTTACTTTAGAATTTCGTGA
- a CDS encoding integral membrane hemolysin-III-like protein has protein sequence MRKTPSLGAELLCSYSLSDPSPSPSPFSSEMEIPEGTPKDSEKAIEQDTVSSIGVKKPPVDSPATTNAASGRLVYVRRRVEVDTSKAAASTTNPNPPPTKAPPQIPSSPAQAQAQEPTPTSHKLDWEERYLHLQMLLNKLNQSDRTDHVQMLWSLSSAELSKHAVDLEKRSIQFSLEEVLVDHP, from the exons ATGAGGAAAACACCATCTCTCGGAGCGGAACTGCTCTGCTCGTATTCTCTCTCTGATCCATCTCCATCACCATCTCCGTTCTCCAG TGAAATGGAGATTCCGGAGGGGACACCAAAAGATTCAGAAAAGGCCATCGAACAAGATACAGTATCATCAATTGGGGTAAAGAAACCTCCAGTGGACTCTCCAGCCACTACTAATGCTGCTAGCGGTCGACTTGTTTATGTCCGGAGAAGAGTGGAGGTTGACACATCCAAAGCCGCTGCTAGCACTACTAATCCGAATCCGCCTCCTACTAAGGCACCACCCCAGATACCTTCATCACCCGCACAGGCACAGGCACAGGAACCAACCCCTACCAGCCATAAGTTAGACTGGGAAGAGCGTTACCTTCATCTTCAAATGCTTCTTAACAAGCTTAATCAATCTGATCGGACCGATCATGTTCAGA TGCTTTGGTCACTTTCCTCCGCCGAGCTTAGCAAGCATGCTGTTGACTTGGAAAAGAGGTCTATTCAGTTCTCTCTCGAGGAAG TTCTAGTTGACCATCCATAA
- a CDS encoding integral membrane hemolysin-III-like protein (Integral membrane protein hemolysin-III homolog; BEST Arabidopsis thaliana protein match is: unknown protein (TAIR:AT4G38280.1); Has 111 Blast hits to 109 proteins in 30 species: Archae - 0; Bacteria - 8; Metazoa - 5; Fungi - 6; Plants - 75; Viruses - 4; Other Eukaryotes - 13 (source: NCBI BLink).): MRKTPSLGAELLCSYSLSDPSPSPSPFSSEMEIPEGTPKDSEKAIEQDTVSSIGVKKPPVDSPATTNAASGRLVYVRRRVEVDTSKAAASTTNPNPPPTKAPPQIPSSPAQAQAQEPTPTSHKLDWEERYLHLQMLLNKLNQSDRTDHVQMLWSLSSAELSKHAVDLEKRSIQFSLEEAREMQRVAALNVLGRSVNSIKSTSNE; encoded by the exons ATGAGGAAAACACCATCTCTCGGAGCGGAACTGCTCTGCTCGTATTCTCTCTCTGATCCATCTCCATCACCATCTCCGTTCTCCAG TGAAATGGAGATTCCGGAGGGGACACCAAAAGATTCAGAAAAGGCCATCGAACAAGATACAGTATCATCAATTGGGGTAAAGAAACCTCCAGTGGACTCTCCAGCCACTACTAATGCTGCTAGCGGTCGACTTGTTTATGTCCGGAGAAGAGTGGAGGTTGACACATCCAAAGCCGCTGCTAGCACTACTAATCCGAATCCGCCTCCTACTAAGGCACCACCCCAGATACCTTCATCACCCGCACAGGCACAGGCACAGGAACCAACCCCTACCAGCCATAAGTTAGACTGGGAAGAGCGTTACCTTCATCTTCAAATGCTTCTTAACAAGCTTAATCAATCTGATCGGACCGATCATGTTCAGA TGCTTTGGTCACTTTCCTCCGCCGAGCTTAGCAAGCATGCTGTTGACTTGGAAAAGAGGTCTATTCAGTTCTCTCTCGAGGAAG CGAGAGAGATGCAGCGCGTAGCAGCTTTAAACGTGTTAGGAAGGTCTGTGAATAGTATAAAATCTACATCAAATGAGTGA
- a CDS encoding integral membrane hemolysin-III-like protein (Integral membrane protein hemolysin-III homolog; CONTAINS InterPro DOMAIN/s: Hly-III related (InterPro:IPR004254); BEST Arabidopsis thaliana protein match is: unknown protein (TAIR:AT4G38280.1); Has 122 Blast hits to 120 proteins in 32 species: Archae - 0; Bacteria - 8; Metazoa - 5; Fungi - 9; Plants - 83; Viruses - 4; Other Eukaryotes - 13 (source: NCBI BLink).), whose product MRKTPSLGAELLCSYSLSDPSPSPSPFSSEMEIPEGTPKDSEKAIEQDTVSSIGVKKPPVDSPATTNAASGRLVYVRRRVEVDTSKAAASTTNPNPPPTKAPPQIPSSPAQAQAQEPTPTSHKLDWEERYLHLQMLLNKLNQSDRTDHVQMLWSLSSAELSKHAVDLEKRSIQFSLEEEHMWWKGERAVSNEAERSIIQDIVTAVIVTRREDIYI is encoded by the exons ATGAGGAAAACACCATCTCTCGGAGCGGAACTGCTCTGCTCGTATTCTCTCTCTGATCCATCTCCATCACCATCTCCGTTCTCCAG TGAAATGGAGATTCCGGAGGGGACACCAAAAGATTCAGAAAAGGCCATCGAACAAGATACAGTATCATCAATTGGGGTAAAGAAACCTCCAGTGGACTCTCCAGCCACTACTAATGCTGCTAGCGGTCGACTTGTTTATGTCCGGAGAAGAGTGGAGGTTGACACATCCAAAGCCGCTGCTAGCACTACTAATCCGAATCCGCCTCCTACTAAGGCACCACCCCAGATACCTTCATCACCCGCACAGGCACAGGCACAGGAACCAACCCCTACCAGCCATAAGTTAGACTGGGAAGAGCGTTACCTTCATCTTCAAATGCTTCTTAACAAGCTTAATCAATCTGATCGGACCGATCATGTTCAGA TGCTTTGGTCACTTTCCTCCGCCGAGCTTAGCAAGCATGCTGTTGACTTGGAAAAGAGGTCTATTCAGTTCTCTCTCGAGGAAG AACACATGTGGTGGAAAGGAGAAAGGGCAGTCAGTAATGAGGCAGAAAGGAGCATTATCCAAGATATTGTTACAGCAGTGATTGTGACTCGaagagaagatatatatatttga
- a CDS encoding myosin-4 protein (DUF641) (Plant protein of unknown function (DUF641); FUNCTIONS IN: molecular_function unknown; INVOLVED IN: biological_process unknown; LOCATED IN: plasma membrane; EXPRESSED IN: cultured cell; CONTAINS InterPro DOMAIN/s: Protein of unknown function DUF641, plant (InterPro:IPR006943); BEST Arabidopsis thaliana protein match is: Plant protein of unknown function (DUF641) (TAIR:AT4G34080.1); Has 407 Blast hits to 396 proteins in 44 species: Archae - 0; Bacteria - 10; Metazoa - 42; Fungi - 9; Plants - 286; Viruses - 0; Other Eukaryotes - 60 (source: NCBI BLink).), producing the protein MLPSGLKETQLRESNNNQKVHPQPMEESINQNPEAMEALISNLFGNISSLKSAYIELQSAHTPYDPEKIQAADKVVISELKNLSEMKHFYRENNPKPVCVSPQDSRLAAEIQEQQSLLKTYEVMVKKFQSEIQNKDSEITQMLQKIEEANQKRLKLEKNLKLRGMSTNEGSNGDGNMQFPDLTTELYVSTYEAAAKAVHDFSKPLINMMKAAGWDLDSAANSIEPDVVYAKRPHKKYAFESYICQRMFSGFQQKNFSVNSESAAVMANDDTDTFFRQFLALKDMDPLDALGTNPDSNFGIFCRSKYLLLVHPKMEASFFGNLDQRDYVTGGGHPRTAFYQAFLKLAKSIWILHRLAYSFDPAAKIFQVKKGSEFSDSYMESVVKNIVVDEKEENPRVGLMVMPGFWIGGSVIQSRVYVSGVKVLE; encoded by the coding sequence ATGCTACCAAGTGGGTTGAAAGAAACCCAACTCCGTgagagcaacaacaaccaaaaagtCCATCCTCAACCAATGGAAGAGTCTATCAATCAGAATCCTGAAGCTATGGAAGCACTTATCTCCAATCTCTTCGGAAACATCTCGTCTTTGAAATCTGCTTATATCGAGCTTCAAAGTGCTCATACTCCTTACGATCCCGAGAAGATTCAGGCAGCGGACAAAGTTGTCATTTCTGAACTCAAGAATCTTTCCGAAATGAAGCATTTTTACAGAGAGAATAACCCCAAACCTGTATGTGTCTCTCCACAAGACTCTCGTTTAGCTGCAGAGATCCAAGAGCAGCAGAGTTTGTTGAAGACTTATGAGGTTATGGTGAAGAAGTTTCAGTCTGAGATTCAGAACAAGGATTCTGAGATCACGCAGATGCTACAGAAGATTGAGGAAGCAAACCAGAAACGGCTTAAGCTTGAGAAGAATCTTAAGTTAAGAGGAATGTCTACAAACGAAGGTTCTAATGGAGATGGAAATATGCAGTTTCCTGACTTAACTACTGAACTCTATGTATCTACTTACGAAGCTGCTGCTAAAGCCGTGCACGATTTCTCCAAGCCGCTAATCAACATGATGAAAGCAGCAGGATGGGATCTTGATTCTGCAGCCAATTCTATTGAGCCTGATGTTGTTTACGCCAAGAGGCCTCACAAGAAATATGCATTTGAATCATACATATGCCAAAGGATGTTCAGTGGGTTTCAGCAGAAGAACTTCTCAGTAAACTCAGAGAGTGCTGCGGTTATGGCCAATGATGACACAGACACCTTTTTCCGCCAGTTTCTTGCTCTCAAGGACATGGATCCACTAGATGCTCTAGGTACAAACCCTGATTCCAACTTTGGTATATTCTGCAGGAGCAAGTATCTCCTCTTGGTCCACCCAAAGATGGAAGCTTCTTTCTTTGGAAATCTAGATCAGCGTGACTACGTGACAGGAGGTGGGCACCCGAGGACTGCGTTTTACCAGGCCTTCTTAAAACTTGCAAAGTCGATATGGATCTTGCACAGGCTTGCTTACTCTTTTGATCCAGCTGCAAAGATCTTCCAAGTGAAAAAGGGTAGTGAGTTCTCTGATTCATACATGGAAAGTGTTGTGAAGAACATAGTTGTggatgaaaaagaagagaaccCAAGAGTTGGTCTTATGGTTATGCCTGGGTTTTGGATTGGTGGCAGTGTCATTCAAAGCCGAGTTTATGTTTCTGGTGTGAAGGTCCTTGAGTGA